In Flammeovirgaceae bacterium, the sequence CAATCACTTCATCGATGAAGAGGATATTCTGAAGTTGATTCGGTTGGATCGCGAAAACCTGAAAGGGGCCGACCTGGCCCGGCTAAACCTGAAGGAAATTGAAAGCCGGATAAAATCCGATCGGTTCATTCAGGATGCCGATCTGTACAGTGACATCAAGGGCAACCTTATTGTGCGTGCCACCCTTCGCAGGCCCATTGCCCGCATCATCCGCAACGATGGGCCCGATGCGTATGTGGCCGAAGATGGAACCATTATGCCGGTAAGCAGCAAGTTTACCGCACGGGTAATGCTCATCAGTGGCGACCAAGTGCGCAAGCTGCTTGAAAGGGAAAACATTACAACTGATGAGTCGGGTCGGCACCTGATTACACTGCTGCACATGATTGGTAATGACGATTTCTGGCGGGCGCAAATAGCCCAGCTTCATATCACCGCTAAAGATAAAATCATCATGCTGCCGCAGATAGGCGCCCAGACGATTGAGTTCGGTACAGCCGATAAAGCCGAAGAAAAGCTGAAGAAACTGAAGATTTTTTATAAAGAAATTCTGCCGCAGATGGGCTGGAACCGCTATAAGCGGGTAAATGTGGAGTACGATAAACAACTGATTGCTGAATGAAATTTTTTAATACTAAACCTATAGAAAGACAAACAACCACTAATCGTTAACGCTATGGAACATGAAAAATTAATAGTAGGTCTCGATATCGGCACAACGAAGATCTGTGCCATCGTGGGCCGCAAAAATGAGTTTGGCAAGCTCGAAGTGCTCGGTATGGGCAAAGCCGAATCGGAAGGTGTTGTTAAAGGCATCGTCTTTAACATCGATAAAACCGTGTATGCCATCGAAAAGGCTATTAAAGAAGCAGGCGACCAGGCCGGCATTAATATCGGCCTTGTAAACGTGGGCATTGCCGGCCAGCACATTAAAAGTTTTATCCAGCACGGGGGTATTACCCGCACATCAAAGGAGGATGAAATTTCCATTGATGACGTGGAACGCCTCACCCAGGACAT encodes:
- a CDS encoding cell division protein FtsQ; this encodes MKGKWKIRKELKIGVALAVLFFFVAFTERKLGSQSVNDVIVKVENVDDNHFIDEEDILKLIRLDRENLKGADLARLNLKEIESRIKSDRFIQDADLYSDIKGNLIVRATLRRPIARIIRNDGPDAYVAEDGTIMPVSSKFTARVMLISGDQVRKLLERENITTDESGRHLITLLHMIGNDDFWRAQIAQLHITAKDKIIMLPQIGAQTIEFGTADKAEEKLKKLKIFYKEILPQMGWNRYKRVNVEYDKQLIAE